In Miscanthus floridulus cultivar M001 chromosome 5, ASM1932011v1, whole genome shotgun sequence, one genomic interval encodes:
- the LOC136451954 gene encoding calmodulin-binding protein 25-like, with protein MANRCVGLDPTWAHLPTPAPTHTAHAAAASHYYCSSSSPASLITSALRASMAPAHAYSASAAASSFSSPATPSSSASELLSFSGHVDAPAPESSRPGARALAGPRVGRVTKRKPRPSRRPPTTYITADPANFRRVVQEITGLPVPAASEAATVAAPNWTAAPACVLPTLDTSAFLLDRAAAAAVPAAPEEKSPGGGGHASSTATDAAVAVAAAAAGNDADSSALPELEALVCAAAGECGFPTLESWGMII; from the coding sequence aTGGCAAACCGCTGCGTCGGGCTCGACCCCACCTGGGCCCACCTCCCCACCCCGGCGCCGACCCACAcggcccacgccgccgccgccagccactACTACTGCTCCTCGTCCTCCCCCGCCTCGCTCAtcacctccgcgctccgcgcctCCATGGCGCCGGCCCACGCCTActccgcctccgccgcggccTCGTCCTTCTCCTCCCCCGCCACGCCGTCCTCCTCCGCCTCCGAGCTCCTGTCCTTCAGCGGCCACGTCGACGCTCCTGCGCCGGAGTCCAGCAGGCCCGGGGCCCGGGCCCTGGCGGGACCTAGAGTGGGCCGCGTCACCAAGCGCAAGCCGCGGCCGTCGCGGCGCCCGCCGACCACCTACATCACCGCCGACCCAGCCAACTTCCGCCGCGTGGTGCAGGAGATCACCGGCCTCCCCGTCCCCGCTGCCTCGGAGGCCGCCACCGTCGCGGCGCCCAACTGGACAGCCGCGCCCGCGTGCGTGCTCCCGACGCTAGACACGTCCGCCTTCCTGCtcgaccgcgccgccgccgccgcggtgccAGCAGCGCCGGAGGAGAAGAGCCCGGGCGGCGGCGGGCACGCGTCGTCGACCGCGACggacgccgccgtcgccgtggcAGCAGCTGCGGCAGGGAACGACGCCGACTCGTCGGCGCTGCCTGAGCTGGAGGCACTGGTGTGCGCGGCGGCGGGCGAGTGCGGCTTCCCGACCCTGGAGAGCTGGGGGATGATCATCTGA
- the LOC136451955 gene encoding protein DMP2-like — MDPNAVHIQMPTAASQEEEPSSIQDATKKPPQQTDAAATRETPVRRPALSCASSDLLKLLPTGTVLAFQALAPSFSNHGVCHEANRYLVLSLLGACTASCVLLSFTDSLVGRDGKLYHGAATFWGFYPFNYTGTREEREATFKDLSRFRITARDFVHAFFSALVFLAVALADASIQGCLFPDAGPDVRELLANLPLGAGFLSSMVFMIFPTTRKSIGYTDMTPHAQ; from the coding sequence ATGGATCCCAACGCTGTGCACATCCAGATGCCTACAGCAGCAAGCCAAGAAGAAGAACCCTCCTCTATTCAGGATGCTACGAAGAAGCCGCCACAACAGACAGACGCCGCCGCCACGCGTGAAACGCCTGTGCGGCGGCCGGCCCTGTCATGCGCTTCTTCGGACCTCCTGAAGCTCCTGCCGACGGGCACCGTGCTGGCATTCCAGGCGCTGGCGCCATCCTTCAGCAACCACGGCGTGTGCCACGAGGCGAACCGGTACCTGGTGCTGTCGCTCCTCGGCGCCTGCACCGCCTCGTGCGTGCTCCTCTCCTTCACCGACAGCCTCGTCGGCCGCGACGGCAAGCTCTACCACGGCGCCGCCACCTTCTGGGGCTTCTACCCGTTCAACTACACGGGGACCCGCGAGGAGCGGGAGGCGACGTTCAAGGACCTCTCCCGGTTCCGGATCACGGCGCGGGACTTCGTGCACGCCTTCTTCTCGGCGCTCGTGTTCCTCGCCGTGGCGCTCGCCGACGCCAGCATCCAGGGGTGCCTGTTCCCGGACGCCGGCCCGGATGTGAGGGAGCTGCTGGCGAACCTGCCACTGGGGGCAGGCTTCCTGTCCAGCATGGTGTTCATGATCTTCCCCACCACCAGGAAGAGCATCGGGTACACGGACATGACGCCCCACGCGCAGTGA